In Macadamia integrifolia cultivar HAES 741 chromosome 5, SCU_Mint_v3, whole genome shotgun sequence, a single window of DNA contains:
- the LOC122079222 gene encoding protein STABILIZED1, with the protein MVFVTCLDNKTLILNVNPNSTTLGATKLVIEEKCGIPANLQRLFLSPRRLIGDDSTNISDLGVRSSSTLALLSPLLGGMQAPVPPKPRLEFLNSKPPPNYVAGLGRGATGFTTRSDIGPARAAPDLPDRSATTIGGAATGAAVGRGRGKGPGGEEEEEDEADEKGYDENQKFDEFEGNDVGLFASAEYDEDDKEADAVWESIDKRMDSRRKDRREARLKQEIEKYRASNPKITEQFADLKRKLYSLSAEEWDSIPEIGDYSLRNKKKRFESFVPVPDTLLEKARQEKEHVTALDPKSRAAGGTETPWAQTPVTDLTAVGEGRGTVLSLKLDRLSDSVSGLTVVDPKGYLTDLKSMKITSDAEISDIKKARLLLKSVTQTNPKHPPGWIAAARLEEVAGKLQVARQLIQKGCEECPKNEDVWLEACRLAGGENNKNMEEAKAVIAKGVKAIPNSVKLWMQAAKLEDNDMSKSRVLRKGLEHNPDSVRLWKAVVELANEEDARLLLQRAVECCPLHVELWLALARLETYDNAKKVLNRAREKLSKEPAIWITAAKLEEANGNTAMVGKIIERGIRSLQREGLEIDREAWMKEAEAAERAGSVATCQAIIRNTIGIGVEEEDRKRTWVADAEECKKRGSIETARAIYAHALTVFLTKKSIWLKAAQLEKSHGTRESLDALLRKAVTYRPQAEVLWLMGAKEKWLAGDVPAARAILQEAYAAIPNSEEIWLAAFKLEFENHEPERARMLLAKARERGGTERVWMKSAIVERELGNTTEERKLLEEGLKLFPSFFKLWLMLGQLEDRLGRLEQAKEAYESGLKHCPSCIPLWLSLANLEEKMNGLSKARAILTMARKKNPQNPELWLAAVRAELRHGNKKEADILMAKGLQECPTSGILWAASIEMAPRPQRKTKSADALKRCDHDPHVIAAVAKLFWHDRKVEKARNWLNRAVTLAPVIGDFWALYYKFELQHGNEEYQKDVLKRCIVAEPKHGERWQVISKAVENSHQPIEAILKKVVVALGKEENAAESTKH; encoded by the coding sequence ATGGTTTTCGTAACTTGCCTCGacaacaaaaccctaattttaaacGTAAATCCAAATTCCACCACGCTTGGGGCCACAAAACTCGTAATTGAAGAGAAGTGTGGCATTCCTGCCAATCTCCAACGCCTCTTCTTGTCGCCGCGACGATTGATCGGCGATGACTCAACGAACATTTCTGATCTTGGTGTTCGATCCAGTTCAACCCTGgccctcctctctcctcttctggGAGGGATGCAAGCTCCTGTTCCCCCGAAACCCAGGCTAGAATTCCTTAACTCCAAGCCTCCTCCCAATTATGTGGCGGGCCTTGGTCGTGGTGCCACTGGTTTCACCACCCGTTCCGATATTGGTCCTGCCAGAGCTGCTCCTGACCTCCCCGACCGGTCTGCCACCACAATTGGCGGCGCTGCTACTGGTGCTGCCGTTGGTAGGGGAAGGGGGAAAGGTCCTGGGggtgaggaggaggaagaggacgAAGCGGACGAAAAGGGTTATGATGAGAATCAGAAGTTTGATGAGTTTGAAGGGAACGATGTCGGGCTTTTTGCTTCTGCAGAGTATGACGAGGATGACAAGGAGGCAGATGCTGTTTGGGAGAGCATCGATAAAAGGATGGACTCTAGGAGGAAGGATCGAAGAGAAGCTAGGTTGAAGCAGGAGATCGAGAAGTATCGAGCTTCTAATCCTAAGATCACGGAGCAATTTGCGGATTTGAAGAGGAAATTATATTCTTTGTCTGCAGAAGAGTGGGATAGCATTCCTGAGATTGGTGATTACTCGTTGAGGAATAAGAAGAAGCGGTTCGAGAGTTTCGTGCCTGTTCCCGATACGCTACTTGAGAAGGCTAGGCAGGAAAAGGAGCATGTAACAGCGTTGGATCCCAAGAGCAGGGCTGCAGGTGGTACAGAGACTCCATGGGCTCAGACTCCTGTTACTGATTTAACAGCTGTGGGAGAAGGGAGAGGGACTGTGTTGTCGTTGAAGTTGGATAGGCTATCTGATTCTGTTTCGGGGTTAACGGTTGTGGATCCCAAGGGTTATCTCACTGACCTCAAGAGTATGAAGATCACAAGTGATGCTGAAATTTCGGACATTAAAAAGGCTAGGTTGCTGCTCAAATCTGTAACGCAGACGAACCCAAAACACCCTCCAGGATGGATTGCAGCCGCAAGACTGGAGGAAGTAGCAGGGAAGCTTCAAGTAGCTAGACAGTTGATACAGAAAGGTTGTGAGGAGTGCCCCAAGAATGAGGATGTATGGTTGGAAGCATGTAGGCTGGCTGGTGGCgagaataataaaaatatggAAGAAGCTAAGGCCGTGATCGCCAAGGGTGTGAAGGCTATCCCGAACTCGGTGAAGCTGTGGATGCAGGCTGCGAAGCTGGAGGATAATGATATGAGCAAGAGCAGGGTGTTGAGGAAGGGGCTCGAGCATAACCCTGATTCTGTTAGGCTCTGGAAAGCAGTTGTAGAGTTGGCCAATGAGGAAGATGCTAGGCTTTTGCTTCAGAGAGCCGTGGAGTGTTGTCCTTTGCATGTTGAGCTGTGGCTCGCTCTTGCAAGGCTGGAAACTTATGATAATGCAAAGAAGGTTCTTAATAGGGCAAGAGAGAAACTCTCAAAGGAGCCAGCTATCTGGATTACTGCTGCGAAGCTTGAAGAGGCTAATGGTAATACTGCTATGGTTGGGAAGATAATAGAGAGAGGTATCAGGTCCTTGCAAAGGGAAGGATTGGAGATCGATAGAGAAGCCTGGATGAAAGAGGCTGAAGCTGCAGAAAGAGCTGGATCTGTGGCGACTTGCCAGGCTATAATTCGTAACACCATTGGCATTGGTGTTGAGGAAGAAGATCGAAAGAGGACATGGGTTGCTGATGCCGAGGAGTGCAAGAAGAGGGGTTCCATTGAGACTGCCCGGGCTATCTATGCTCATGCTCTTACTGTGTTCCTAACCAAGAAGAGTATATGGCTCAAGGCAGCACAGCTTGAGAAGAGTCATGGGACCAGAGAATCTCTTGATGCTCTACTACGGAAAGCAGTGACATACAGACCACAGGCTGAGGTCTTATGGTTGATGGGTGCCAAAGAGAAGTGGCTTGCTGGAGATGTTCCTGCTGCCCGAGCTATTCTCCAGGAAGCCTATGCTGCCATTCCTAACTCTGAGGAAATCTGGCTTGCGGCTTTCAAGCTGGAGTTTGAGAACCATGAGCCTGAGCGAGCAAGAATGCTTCTTGctaaagctagagaaagaggaGGCACAGAAAGGGTGTGGATGAAATCAGCCATTGTTGAGAGAGAATTGGGGAACACCACAGAGGAGAGGAAATTGCTTGAAGAGGGGCTGAAACTTTTCCCTTCATTCTTCAAATTGTGGCTTATGCTTGGACAGCTGGAGGATCGTCTTGGTCGATTGGAGCAAGCCAAGGAAGCTTATGAGTCAGGTCTAAAGCATTGCCCCAGTTGCATTCCTCTTTGGCTTTCCCTTGCTAATCTCGAGGAGAAGATGAATGGTCTGAGCAAAGCACGAGCGATTCTTACCATGGCCAGGAAGAAGAATCCCCAAAATCCTGAACTTTGGCTTGCTGCAGTTCGAGCTGAATTAAGGCATGGAAATAAGAAGGAAGCTGATATTTTGATGGCAAAGGGATTGCAAGAATGCCCTACCAGTGGTATCCTGTGGGCAGCGTCAATTGAGATGGCCCCACGTCCCCAACGCAAAACAAAAAGTGCTGATGCACTCAAGCGGTGTGATCATGATCCCCATGTCATTGCTGCTGTGGCGAAATTGTTTTGGCATGACAGGAAGGTGGAGAAAGCTAGAAACTGGTTGAATAGGGCAGTAACTCTCGCGCCAGTTATTGGGGATTTCTGGGCTTTGTACTACAAGTTTGAGCTTCAGCATGGAAATGAAGAGTACCAGAAAGATGTCTTAAAAAGATGTATCGTGGCAGAACCAAAGCATGGTGAGCGATGGCAGGTAATTTCCAAGGCTGTGGAGAATTCTCACCAGCCAATAGAAGCCATCCTAAAGAAAGTTGTGGTTGCCCTGGGAAAGGAGGAGAATGCTGCTGAGAGTACCAAACACTAG
- the LOC122078474 gene encoding protein TRIGALACTOSYLDIACYLGLYCEROL 1, chloroplastic-like, translated as MESMATLHLHQPISSFPTRTKSLESAKCRRTNSQNGSLFAVGLRFHGGANKCKFYNHHRHSTPIYATTNIGDGQPPFCVSDENTNTNHAPSPIPSPSPSPNPQTLLSKWSPPRYLWRGLSVLILAGQVIIRVLKGRVHWRNTLQQLERVGPRSVGVCLLTSAFVGMAFTIQFVREFTRLGLNRSVGAVLALAFSRELSPVITSIVVAGRIGSAFAAELGTMQVSEQTDTLRVLGANPVDYLVTPRVIATCVALPILTLMCFTIGMASSALLADGVYGVSVNIILDSAQRALRPWDIVSAMIKSQVFGGIIAVVSCSWGVTTLGGAKGVGESTTSAVVISLVCIFIADFALSCCFFQGAGDSLKTM; from the exons ATGGAAAGTATGGCAACGCTTCATCTTCATCAGCCAATTTCAAGCTTCCCAACCAG AACGAAATCTCTTGAATCCGCCAAGTGTAGAAGAACAAATTCCCAGAATGGAAGTCTTTTTGCTGTGGGACTTAGATTCCATGGAGGAGCAAATAAATGTAAGTTTTACAATCACCACCGACACTCCACACCCATCTATGCAACAACGAACATAGGTGATGGTCAGCCGCCTTTCTGTGTCTCTGATGAAAACACAAATACAAACCATGCCCCCAGCCCTatccccagccccagccccagccccaacCCACAAACCCTTTTAAGCAAATGGTCTCCTCCAAGGTACCTATGGAGGGGATTGTCGGTACTCATCCTTGCAGGACAGGTCATTATCAGGGTTTTGAAGGGCAGAGTCCATTGGAGGAATACCCTTCAGCAGTTGGAGAGGGTAGGGCCAAGATCAGTTGGGGTCTGCCTCTTGACTTCAGCTTTTGTGGGTATGGCCTTTACCATTCAATTTGTCAGAGAGTTTACTAGACTAGGGTTAAATAGGTCTGTGGGAGCTGTTTTAGCCCTAGCCTTCTCAAGAGAGCTGAGCCCTGTTATCACATCCATCGTAGTTGCTGGCCGTATAGGAAGTGCATTTGCAGCAGAATTAGGGACAATGCAGGTCTCTGAGCAGACAGACACTCTGCGAGTACTTGGAGCTAATCCTGTGGATTACCTTGTTACCCCGAGGGTGATTGCTACTTGTGTTGCTTTGCCAATTTTGACTCTTATGTGTTTCACCATTGGAATGGCTTCTAGTGCTCTCCTGGCTGATGGTGTATATGGTGTTAGTGTCAACATTATATTGGATTCAGCTCAGAGGGCTCTCAGGCCTTGGGATATAGTCAGTGCAATGATCAAGTCGCAGGTGTTTGGTGGGATCATTGCTGTTGTGAGCTGTTCATGGGGGGTTACCACTCTGGGAGGTGCAAAAGGTGTTGGTGAGTCCACCACTTCGGCGGTGGTGATATCACTTGTTTGTATCTTCATTGCTGATTTTGCCCTCTCCTGTTGCTTCTTTCAGGGTGCAGGAGATTCACTCAAGACCATGTAA